The Dioscorea cayenensis subsp. rotundata cultivar TDr96_F1 chromosome 7, TDr96_F1_v2_PseudoChromosome.rev07_lg8_w22 25.fasta, whole genome shotgun sequence genome includes a region encoding these proteins:
- the LOC120265512 gene encoding psbP-like protein 1, chloroplastic: MSVSLPESASFAAETKKGYLAVTDRKDGYSFLYPFGWQEVVVQGQDKVFKDVIEPLESVSVNTVATSKGDIRDLGSPQEVAETLIKKVLAPPSQKIKLVEASEHDVDGKTYYTFEFIAQAPNFTRHALGTVTIGNGKFYTLTTGANERRWEKMKDKLHTVIDSFKTFVV; this comes from the exons ATGTCGGTGTCTCTACCTGAATCTGCATCAT TTGCAGCAGAGACTAAGAAAGGATATCTAGCTGTCACTGACCGCAAGGATGGATATTCATTCCTCTACCCATTCGGATGGCAG GAAGTCGTTGTTCAAGGTCAGGATAAAGTATTCAAAGATGTGATCGAGCCACTAGAAAGTGTTAGCGTTAACACAGTCGCAACTAGCAAGGGAGATATTAGAGACCTTGGATCACCACAAGAG GTCGCTGAGACTCTGATAAAAAAGGTTTTGGCTCCTCCTTCGCAGAAGATAAAGTTGGTTGAGGCATCAGAG CATGATGTTGATGGTAAAACGTATTATACTTTTGAGTTCATCGCACAGGCACCTAACTTCACTCGCCATGCTCTTGGTACAGTTACGATTGGAAATG GCAAGTTCTACACATTAACAACAGGAGCTAATGAGAGGAGgtgggagaagatgaaggatAAACTGCACACTGTTATTGATTCATtcaaaacttttgttgtttga
- the LOC120265511 gene encoding LOW QUALITY PROTEIN: uncharacterized protein LOC120265511 (The sequence of the model RefSeq protein was modified relative to this genomic sequence to represent the inferred CDS: deleted 3 bases in 3 codons), translating to MFIGFHSVDMRRFISTMRLARQIRGITYIYPFPKATSNNPLTIDSRLLGPPEIRDAPPLASDDPISTEIRDASPPVSDEPPDKPTGEPFLDVMDSNFNASSEPPRGLTENSSVTFISSGNPCLDFFFKVVPDTPASTVIDLLTAAWKHDPLTALKLVCNLRGVRGTGKSDKEGFYTAALWLHAHHPKTLALNVGSFAEFGYMKDLPEILYRLIDGADTRKIAKDEYEQIRMAAQHARWKLYYGEAKEGSANEKKKKKIGTREERIAAELIRVKIEIEKARKQRHEKKIKLSDPAVNRYASDPAYQFLQDRISEFFAKLLVSDLEQLKKEKFNRIGLAAKWCPSLDSCFDRTTLLCESIARRVFPKESNPEYADIEERHYAYRVRDLLRREVLVPLRKVLQLPEIFMSSRQWNALPYNRVASIAMKNYKDIFKMHDNDRFLNFLEDVKKGKAKIAAGALLPHEILAAVCKPKDKDGDDDDVAELQWARMVQDVLKLGKLNNCIAVCDVSGSMFGTPMEVCVAMGILISELSEEPWKGRVITFSAEPQLHKITGNTLREKSEFVESMTWWGMNTDFQKVFDQILQVAVQGNLQPEQMIKRVFVFSDMEFDQASNSSWETDYEVICRKFQASGYGEAIPEIVFWNLRDSSSIPVTANQKTVGLVSGFSKNLVKLFLKGGGIVDPVAIMDRAISSKLYEKLVVFD from the exons ATGTTTATTGGGTTTCACTCTGTAGATATGCGGCGGTTTATCAGCACAATGCGCCTGGCGAGACAAATTAGGggaataacatatatatacccATTTCCAAAGGCCACTTCCAACAATCCTCTCACCATTGATAGCCGCCTCCTCGGTCCGCCGGAGATCAGAGACGCCCCGCCACTGGCCTCCGATGATCCTATTTCGACGGAGATCAGAGATGCCTCGCCGCCGGTCTCCGATGAGCCACCGGACAAGCCCACCGGTGAACCCTTCCTTGATGTAATGGATTCTAACTTCAACGCGTCATCGGAGCCGCCGAGGGGTTTAACCGAGAATTCATCGGTGACGTTTATCTCATCCGGCAATCCCTGCCTCGATTTCTTCTTCAAGGTCGTCCCTGATACGCCGGCAAGCACTGTGATCGACCTCCTCACCGCCGCTTGGAAGCATGATCCTCTCACCGCGCTCAAACTCGTGTGCAATCTCCGTGGCGTTCGTGGCACCGGGAAGTCAGATAAGGAGGGGTTCTACACCGCCGCACTATGGCTTCATGCTCACCATCCCAAAACCCTCGCCCTCAACGTCGGATCC TTCGCTGAGTTTGGTTACATGAAGGATCTCCCTGAGATCCTTTACCGCCTCATTGATGGAGCCGATACACGCAAGATCGCAAAGGATGAGTACGAGCAGATCAGAATGGCCGCCCAGCATGCACGGTGGAAGCTCTACTACGGCGAAGCCAAGGAGGGCAGCGccaatgagaagaagaagaagaagatcggTACGAGAGAAGAGAGGATCGCCGCCGAGCTCATCAGAGTGAAGATCGAGATCGAGAAGGCCAGGAAGCAGAGGCACGAGAAGAAGATCAAGCTCAGCGATCCG GCCGTGAACCGCTACGCCAGTGATCCAGCCTACCAGTTCCTCCAGGACCGCATCTCCGAGTTCTTCGCCAAGCTCTTGGTCTCCGATCTCGAGCAACTGAAGAAGGAGAAGTTCAACAGGATCGGTCTCGCCGCCAAATGGTGCCCTTCTCTCGATTCATGCTTCGATCGCACAACTCTCCTCTGCGAGAGCATCGCTCGCCGGGTC TTCCCAAAAGAGTCCAACCCTGAGTACGCCGATATCGAGGAGCGCCACTATGCCTACCGTGTCCGTGACCTGCTCCGCCGTGAAGTTCTCGTCCCTCTTCGGAAAGTTCTCCAGCTACCAGAGATTTTCATGAGCTCAAGGCAATGGAACGCCCTGCCATACAACCGCGTGGCATCCATCGCCATGAAGAACTACAAGGATATATTCAAGATGCACGACAACGATCGTTTCTTAAACTTCCTTGAGGATGTGAAGAAAGGCAAGGCCAAGATCGCCGCCGGTGCTCTACTCCCTCATGAGATCCTTGCAGCCGTCTGCAAACCCAAAGAcaaagatggtgatgatgatgatgtagcAGAGCTACAATGGGCGAGGATGGTGCAGGACGTTTTGAAGCTTGGTAAGCTTAACAACTGCATTGCTGTTTGTGATGTCTCTGGGAGCATGTTTGGGACTCCAATGGAGGTCTGTGTGGCCATGGGGATACTTATCTCAGAGCTCAGTGAGGAGCCATGGAAGGGAAGAGTGATCACATTCAGTGCTGAACCTCAACTCCACAAGATCACAGGCAATACATTGAGGGAAAAGAGTGAGTTTGTGGAGAGTATGACTTGGTGGGGGATGAACACTGACTTCCAGAAAGTGTTTGATCAGATTCTGCAGGTGGCCGTGCAGGGGAATTTGCAGCCGGAGCAGATGATCAAGAGAGTTTTCGTGTTCAGTGATATGGAGTTCGACCAGGCATCGAACAGCAGTTGGGAGACTGACTATGAGGTGATCTGCAGGAAGTTTCAGGCCAGTGGTTACGGTGAGGCAATTCCGGAGATTGTGTTTTGGAACCTCAGGGATTCGAGCTCGATCCCTGTGACTGCTAACCAGAAGACGGTGGGGCTTGTCAGCGGATTCTCGAAGAATCTGGTGAAGCTGTTCCTTAAGGGAGGTGGCATTGTGGATCCAGTTGCTATCATGGACCGTGCAATCTCTTCTAAATTGTATGAAAAATTGGTGGTCTTTGATTGA